From the genome of Zalophus californianus isolate mZalCal1 chromosome 6, mZalCal1.pri.v2, whole genome shotgun sequence, one region includes:
- the ABHD12B gene encoding protein ABHD12B isoform X3, with the protein MEMDAQDRVASWWDMVVRNLRSFPHSCSTLGRKIASLYNSFTSKPLKEHIFPPLMNMLIFFNFFKAPFLVDLKKPELKIPHTVNLYIRVEPGVILGIWHTVPSCRGEDAKGKDRGWYEAALHDGNPIIVYLHGSAEHRAAPHRLELVKMLSDGGFHVLSVDYRGYGDSTGEPTEEGLTADAVCVYEWTKARSGTTPVCLWGHSLGTGVATNAAKALEEKGFPVDAIILEAPFTNIWVASINYPLLKIYRKLPGFLRALMDALRKDKIVFPNDENVKFLSSPLLIIHGEDDSTVPLEFGKKLYEIAHNAYRNKERVKMVTFPPGFQHNFLCRSPTLINTVRDFLSEQWA; encoded by the exons ATGGAGATGGACGCGCAGGACCGTGTGGCGTCCTGGTGGGACATGGTGGTGCGGAACCTGCG ATCTTTTCCACATTCCTGTTCAACACTCGGAAGAAAAATTGCCTCTCTGTACAACAGCTTTACTAGTAAACcattaaaagaacacatttttcctcctctgatgaatatgctaatattttttaattttt TCAAAGCACCATTTCTTGTGGATTTAAAGAAACCGGAGTTAAAGATTCCTCACACGGTGAACTTGTATATCAGAGTTGAACCTGGGGTGATTCTGGGAATCTG GCACACGGTTCCCAGCTGCCGGGGGGAAGATGCTAAGGGGAAGGACCGTGGCTGGTATGAAGCAGCCCTTCATGACGGCAACCCAATTATTGTTTATCTTCACGGCAGCGCAGAACACAG GGCAGCTCCTCACAGACTTGAGCTAGTAAAG ATGCTGAGCGATGGTGGCTTTCATGTCCTGTCTGTGGACTACAGAG GGTACGGGGACTCTACAGGTGAGCCCACAGAGGAGGGGCTGACCGCAGATGCTGTTTGTGTCTATGAGTGGACCAAGGCGAGAAGTGGTACCACGCCTGTGTGTCTCTGGGGCCACTCTCTGGGTACAGG AGTTGCAACAAATGCTGCAAAAGCACTAGAAGAGAAAG gATTCCCAGTTGATGCTATTATCCTGGAGGCTCCATTTACCAACATATGGGTTGCAAGTATTAATTATCCCTTGTTAAAG atttaccGGAAACTTCCAGGATTTTTACGTGCGCTTATGGATGCCctgagaaaagacaaaatagTCTTCCCTAATGATGAAAA TGTTAAATTCCTGTCTTCTCCCCTTCTCATCATACACGGTGAGGATGACAGCACGGTGCCTTTGGAGTTTGGCAAAAAG CTCTATGAAATTGCACACAATGCATATAGGAACAAAGAGAGGGTCAAGATGGTGACCTTTCCCCCTGGTTTCCAACACAACTTCCTCTGTAGAAGCCCCACACTAATAAACACTGTGAG AGATTTCCTGAGTGAGCAGTGGGCATGA
- the ABHD12B gene encoding protein ABHD12B isoform X4, with translation MEMDAQDRVASWWDMVVRNLRSFPHSCSTLGRKIASLYNSFTSKPLKEHIFPPLMNMLIFFNFFKAPFLVDLKKPELKIPHTVNLYIRVEPGVILGIWHTVPSCRGEDAKGKDRGWYEAALHDGNPIIVYLHGSAEHRAAPHRLELVKMLSDGGFHVLSVDYRGYGDSTGEPTEEGLTADAVCVYEWTKARSGTTPVCLWGHSLGTGVATNAAKALEEKGFPVDAIILEAPFTNIWVASINYPLLKIYRKLPGFLRALMDALRKDKIVFPNDENVKFLSSPLLIIHGEDDSTVPLEFGKKLYEIAHNAYRNKERVKMVTFPPGFQHNFLCRSPTLINTVRGPELTHK, from the exons ATGGAGATGGACGCGCAGGACCGTGTGGCGTCCTGGTGGGACATGGTGGTGCGGAACCTGCG ATCTTTTCCACATTCCTGTTCAACACTCGGAAGAAAAATTGCCTCTCTGTACAACAGCTTTACTAGTAAACcattaaaagaacacatttttcctcctctgatgaatatgctaatattttttaattttt TCAAAGCACCATTTCTTGTGGATTTAAAGAAACCGGAGTTAAAGATTCCTCACACGGTGAACTTGTATATCAGAGTTGAACCTGGGGTGATTCTGGGAATCTG GCACACGGTTCCCAGCTGCCGGGGGGAAGATGCTAAGGGGAAGGACCGTGGCTGGTATGAAGCAGCCCTTCATGACGGCAACCCAATTATTGTTTATCTTCACGGCAGCGCAGAACACAG GGCAGCTCCTCACAGACTTGAGCTAGTAAAG ATGCTGAGCGATGGTGGCTTTCATGTCCTGTCTGTGGACTACAGAG GGTACGGGGACTCTACAGGTGAGCCCACAGAGGAGGGGCTGACCGCAGATGCTGTTTGTGTCTATGAGTGGACCAAGGCGAGAAGTGGTACCACGCCTGTGTGTCTCTGGGGCCACTCTCTGGGTACAGG AGTTGCAACAAATGCTGCAAAAGCACTAGAAGAGAAAG gATTCCCAGTTGATGCTATTATCCTGGAGGCTCCATTTACCAACATATGGGTTGCAAGTATTAATTATCCCTTGTTAAAG atttaccGGAAACTTCCAGGATTTTTACGTGCGCTTATGGATGCCctgagaaaagacaaaatagTCTTCCCTAATGATGAAAA TGTTAAATTCCTGTCTTCTCCCCTTCTCATCATACACGGTGAGGATGACAGCACGGTGCCTTTGGAGTTTGGCAAAAAG CTCTATGAAATTGCACACAATGCATATAGGAACAAAGAGAGGGTCAAGATGGTGACCTTTCCCCCTGGTTTCCAACACAACTTCCTCTGTAGAAGCCCCACACTAATAAACACTGTGAG
- the ABHD12B gene encoding protein ABHD12B isoform X2 produces the protein MEMDAQDRVASWWDMVVRNLRSFPHSCSTLGRKIASLYNSFTSKPLKEHIFPPLMNMLIFFNFFKAPFLVDLKKPELKIPHTVNLYIRVEPGVILGIWHTVPSCRGEDAKGKDRGWYEAALHDGNPIIVYLHGSAEHRAAPHRLELVKMLSDGGFHVLSVDYRGYGDSTGEPTEEGLTADAVCVYEWTKARSGTTPVCLWGHSLGTGVATNAAKALEEKGFPVDAIILEAPFTNIWVASINYPLLKIYRKLPGFLRALMDALRKDKIVFPNDENVKFLSSPLLIIHGEDDSTVPLEFGKKLYEIAHNAYRNKERVKMVTFPPGFQHNFLCRSPTLINTVRCHASSSPHSLLSFTGTAPLRHLHF, from the exons ATGGAGATGGACGCGCAGGACCGTGTGGCGTCCTGGTGGGACATGGTGGTGCGGAACCTGCG ATCTTTTCCACATTCCTGTTCAACACTCGGAAGAAAAATTGCCTCTCTGTACAACAGCTTTACTAGTAAACcattaaaagaacacatttttcctcctctgatgaatatgctaatattttttaattttt TCAAAGCACCATTTCTTGTGGATTTAAAGAAACCGGAGTTAAAGATTCCTCACACGGTGAACTTGTATATCAGAGTTGAACCTGGGGTGATTCTGGGAATCTG GCACACGGTTCCCAGCTGCCGGGGGGAAGATGCTAAGGGGAAGGACCGTGGCTGGTATGAAGCAGCCCTTCATGACGGCAACCCAATTATTGTTTATCTTCACGGCAGCGCAGAACACAG GGCAGCTCCTCACAGACTTGAGCTAGTAAAG ATGCTGAGCGATGGTGGCTTTCATGTCCTGTCTGTGGACTACAGAG GGTACGGGGACTCTACAGGTGAGCCCACAGAGGAGGGGCTGACCGCAGATGCTGTTTGTGTCTATGAGTGGACCAAGGCGAGAAGTGGTACCACGCCTGTGTGTCTCTGGGGCCACTCTCTGGGTACAGG AGTTGCAACAAATGCTGCAAAAGCACTAGAAGAGAAAG gATTCCCAGTTGATGCTATTATCCTGGAGGCTCCATTTACCAACATATGGGTTGCAAGTATTAATTATCCCTTGTTAAAG atttaccGGAAACTTCCAGGATTTTTACGTGCGCTTATGGATGCCctgagaaaagacaaaatagTCTTCCCTAATGATGAAAA TGTTAAATTCCTGTCTTCTCCCCTTCTCATCATACACGGTGAGGATGACAGCACGGTGCCTTTGGAGTTTGGCAAAAAG CTCTATGAAATTGCACACAATGCATATAGGAACAAAGAGAGGGTCAAGATGGTGACCTTTCCCCCTGGTTTCCAACACAACTTCCTCTGTAGAAGCCCCACACTAATAAACACTGTGAG
- the ABHD12B gene encoding protein ABHD12B isoform X6 produces MEMDAQDRVASWWDMVVRNLRSFPHSCSTLGRKIASLYNSFTSKPLKEHIFPPLMNMLIFFNFFKAPFLVDLKKPELKIPHTVNLYIRVEPGVILGIWHTVPSCRGEDAKGKDRGWYEAALHDGNPIIVYLHGSAEHRAAPHRLELVKMLSDGGFHVLSVDYRGYGDSTGEPTEEGLTADAVCVYEWTKARSGTTPVCLWGHSLGTGVATNAAKALEEKGFPVDAIILEAPFTNIWVASINYPLLKIYRKLPGFLRALMDALRKDKIVFPNDENVKFLSSPLLIIHGEDDSTVPLEFGKKRFPE; encoded by the exons ATGGAGATGGACGCGCAGGACCGTGTGGCGTCCTGGTGGGACATGGTGGTGCGGAACCTGCG ATCTTTTCCACATTCCTGTTCAACACTCGGAAGAAAAATTGCCTCTCTGTACAACAGCTTTACTAGTAAACcattaaaagaacacatttttcctcctctgatgaatatgctaatattttttaattttt TCAAAGCACCATTTCTTGTGGATTTAAAGAAACCGGAGTTAAAGATTCCTCACACGGTGAACTTGTATATCAGAGTTGAACCTGGGGTGATTCTGGGAATCTG GCACACGGTTCCCAGCTGCCGGGGGGAAGATGCTAAGGGGAAGGACCGTGGCTGGTATGAAGCAGCCCTTCATGACGGCAACCCAATTATTGTTTATCTTCACGGCAGCGCAGAACACAG GGCAGCTCCTCACAGACTTGAGCTAGTAAAG ATGCTGAGCGATGGTGGCTTTCATGTCCTGTCTGTGGACTACAGAG GGTACGGGGACTCTACAGGTGAGCCCACAGAGGAGGGGCTGACCGCAGATGCTGTTTGTGTCTATGAGTGGACCAAGGCGAGAAGTGGTACCACGCCTGTGTGTCTCTGGGGCCACTCTCTGGGTACAGG AGTTGCAACAAATGCTGCAAAAGCACTAGAAGAGAAAG gATTCCCAGTTGATGCTATTATCCTGGAGGCTCCATTTACCAACATATGGGTTGCAAGTATTAATTATCCCTTGTTAAAG atttaccGGAAACTTCCAGGATTTTTACGTGCGCTTATGGATGCCctgagaaaagacaaaatagTCTTCCCTAATGATGAAAA TGTTAAATTCCTGTCTTCTCCCCTTCTCATCATACACGGTGAGGATGACAGCACGGTGCCTTTGGAGTTTGGCAAAAAG AGATTTCCTGAGTGA